Proteins encoded by one window of Haematobia irritans isolate KBUSLIRL chromosome 2, ASM5000362v1, whole genome shotgun sequence:
- the LOC142225256 gene encoding protein croquemort-like: MCCNCCSVRQQKIWMFTIGSIFTILGAVLVAMWPKWSDQIVNSMLPLAPNSFIFNRWVETPLPIYMNFYLYNWTNPEEVNNPNVKPNFEEHGPYAFKDYKVKQDFQWDYENNTVTYYGLRTWTFDPDRSNGTLEDTITSPHLPSVAASRISRKMHPIFRKIFNFALKREGGTMAVTHTAYEWLFEGFFDDILDLAWRLHSPLAPIDSSFFAWFYGRNNTWDVEGSFTVHTGRKDLKEMGDLKMLNGSNHTGFWEGECGRVNGSTGELWAPGKDWDDPVSVFLYDALRYLNIFAKTNETYRGVAVRRYESTDQTFDSGYIAPDTKCFCVKGNECPKNGVIDYSPVTFRAPTYMSHPHFYMADPEYRETTTGLNPDPMKHGIHVLMEPKLGLPLQIKGQVLLSLLVERDEMMDLYREVGNKFYAPMLGINLEADITDEFLDLIKLVIRLPDIGFYIGIFFLSLGIIMILLGIWLTRTHRWRGDFYVDDSREIPSTKSPEKPASDEKTE, from the exons ATGTGTTGCAATTGCTGCAGTGTGCGGCAACAAAAGATATGGATGTTTACCATTGGTAGCATTTTTACCATATTGGGAGCTGTGTTGGTAGCAATGTGGCCAAAATGGTCAGATCAAATAGTGAATTCG ATGCTGCCTTTGGCTccaaattcttttatttttaatcgaTGGGTGGAAACTCCACTGCCTATATATATGAATTTCTATCTCTAcaattggaccaatcctgaagagGTAAACAATCCAAATGTTAAGCCAAATTTTGAGGAACATGGACCCTATGCCTTCAAAGACTACAAAGTTAAGCaagattttcaatgggattatgAGAATAATACAGTGACTTATTATGGTCTAAGGACTTGGACATTTGATCCGGACAGATCTAATGGAACTTTGGAAGATACAATAACATCACCACATTTACCATCAGTG GCTGCCTCAAGaatatcccgaaaaatgcatccaatttttcgtaaaattttcaattttgcttTGAAACGTGAAGGTGGTACCATGGCTGTAACTCATACTGCTTATGAGTGGCTTTTCGAGGGTTTCTTTGATGATATTTTGGATTTGGCCTGGCGTCTACACTCCCCTTTGGCTCCCATAGATTCGAGTTTTTTCGCTTGGTTCTATGGCCGTAACAATACCTGGGATGTTGAGGGTAGCTTCACTGTGCACACAGGCAGGAAAGACCTTAAAGAAATGGGtgatttaaaaatgttaaatggttccaatcaTACCGGTTTCTGGGAAGGAGAATGTGGTCGTGTTAATGGTAGTACCGGTGAATTATGGGCCCCTGGCAAAGATTGGGATGATCCTGTGTCAGTTTTTCTTTATGATGCCTTGAGATATTTGAATATATTTGCCAAGACCAATGAAACTTATCGAGGTGTTGCTGTGCGACGTTATGAGTCAACCGATCAGACTTTTGATAGTGGCTATATAGCCCCGGATACCAAATGTTTTTGTGTCAAGGGAAATGAGTGTCCCAAAAATGGTGTCATAGATTATTCACCAGTAACTTTTCGGGCACCCACTTATATGTCACATCCACATTTTTATATGGCCGATCCAGAGTATCGAGAAACTACCACAGGTCTTAATCCCGATCCCATGAAACATGGTATACATGTGTTAATGGAACCTAAACTTGGATTACCTTTGCAGATAAAGGGTCAAGTGTTGTTAAGCCTGCTGGTGGAAAGGGATGAAATGATGGA tcttTATCGGGAAGTTGGTAATAAATTTTATGCTCCCATGTTGGGAATAAACTTGGAGGCAGATATTACCGATGAGTTTTTGGACTTAATTAAG ttGGTCATCCGTCTGCCCGATATAGGCTTTTATATTGGTATATTTTTCTTATCATTGGGAATTATTATGATTCTCTTGGGTATTTGGCTAACTAGGACTCATAGATGGCGTGGTGATTTTTATGTTGACGACTCACGTGAAATACCTTCAACTAAATCGCCCGAAAAGCCTGCATCCGATGAGAAGACTGAATAg